caaaatatctggaaacaatcgagtacgaaaatcgagggagacaacttcggctgtgaaagtttctctgtacttccttcattcagaatccgaactcggaagtagggggactggtgttgggtgtaaaataatcccagccgaagtttgtaaacggctgacccttctagggcttttccggcttccgaccttgtgtggcatctttctgaactccctcgaccgtccgagcttccatattaCTATtcggacttctctgataatgagctcctccattcacgtATCGAGCTGCTCtaaatgctctttgggcttcaatatcagccgattttctacagtgatcgactattcttcgaatctcttccagacttcttccagccacgatcgactctactccgaacttcctccAGACTTTGTCAATGGCCGAGCTtccccaacagcaggacttctacagtaaccagactccatccaagtttctacggtagtcgactgccttctggatttcatccgagctcccgcgagagccagacctctaccccgaatttctattgcaggtgaacttcatccaaactcctaccagGGCTgggctctgtccgaacttctacagtgggtggatcacagacgagcttctacgacgaatagcctccaccagcaggatctctactccgaacctctactacaagcagtctactccgaacttctactacaagcagtctactccggatctctactgtaagcgaattccatccaagcttctactgtaaacgaattccttccgaactcctgttacaggcggacttcagttgagcttcttcaataagtggTCCCCATACGGACTTCAACAACGCTAATCGGACTTTCACAGGACCCTTCAGACTCcttcagcggacgaacctccgcaacgccatccgaagttcactatcggtcgaccctctgtcggattcctcatgaaatcggacttccccaacagaaagtctccgtccgagttTCTACAGCAGATAACTCCCGCcggcagcatcagcgctctaggcacccgacaacagtagatccgtcagcaacctcgaaaatatccgagcttctcttggattgatgaggcagagagccattccgctccatcagacatcccagtcgagcttcagccgacagatccgaactctctgacaagtcacgacaatggccactaccctaccctattctctgtaacggattccgcgtggctccaccactctctggcaagtcacgacaacggacaccactccactctccgtaacaaactccacgtggccctgaatggccccctgacgccactactctccgtaacaaactccgcgtggtcctgaacggcccactaccaggcggttacagacgtcgctgttaaTCAGTTACGctatccatctataaaaagggacctccaaatacgttcttctctaagctcaaaattctatctcgaaactctgctaaacttctcattcgagtactccatttctattgaggtagagtactgacttgagcatcggagggtcttgtcggagcacccccaactccggtttagcttttccttgcaggtcccggtggtggaCATGacccctcgactccagtttctccgacgtcgacggaattctgcaccaacaataatcAATCAATTAACACGGTCCGTGTCTACTAACTAACATATATGATGAACTAAGGAGAATATATTCCAGCAAAAGATCTAGCAATGGTTAATTTAGTGCTTCAAATCCAAGGTAAAAGAATAGTCTTCTCTTCCGCTTGTGCAGCAGAGAGGCCTCTCCGTATAATATATCATTActgcaattaatttagattttatttatttacaaagaaaaaattatttttcagtataaccgaaataatataattaatattttcccAATTGAATTATATGTTAAATTACTGGTTGTGAATAATGGATGTCAATGTAGCTGTTATAATACAAAATAATTGATGATAACACTAGATTAACGAATGGTGATGCTATAGCGTGAGGGTAACTAATTAAATAAAACCAATACAGCTAATAAAGGGAATCTGTGGTAACTGCATGGCCGAAAAGGGGAATCTGGTGCCTTAGAGttgtccttttcctttttttttttttaataagtaatGGTGGAAGTAGTATTTATTTTTTACAAGTTGTCCCTTAATGAGTCCTTTTCCTTCTTCCAACAAccatttttctttccctttttttatgGCGAACCGTGGACCACGAAAGACAGGGTCTTCAAATCTTTATACATAGGCTTGCAAGGATTCATAGTGCCTCACAGTTTCCAATTCTCTTAGCGTGTCAAGAGCTTCACTTCTCAAAAGATGGCAATGATCTTAGACGCTTTCGTGCAAAGATACATGACCAAACTCGCAGATTTTGTAGAGGGTGAGGTGTCAATCATGCTCAAGGTGAAGGATGAGCTCCAGAAGCTTCAGAGAAGACTGGAAAGGATAAGAGGTTTTCTTGAACATGCAGAGAGGAAGAGGCATGAAGACCCAAACATCAGTAATTGGGTGAGGGAGTTGAAAGATATCATGTATGATGCGGATGATATCATCGACCTTTGTATCATCGAAGGTGGAAAATTATCGGAAAGTCATCAATCCATTTATGTGGTATGCCATCCCTTCCCTTTATTTTCTTGCTTCAGTTATATGAAGTTCTGCCATGAAATTGGTATCAGAATTATAGATCTTAATAATAGGCTGAAAGAGATTGTAGAGGATAGATCAGCACTGCCTAAACTAGAAGAATACACTAACCAAGTTGTTCAAGTGAGTAGAGTGAATCCTCGTCAGACTTTTCCCATTGAGGTCAATTCTGATATCATAGGGACACAAATTGAAGGAGCTACCCAGGGTCTTGTGGATTCATTAGTCAAAGAAGATAAACAAAAATACTGGATTTTGGGGATTGTTGGGATGGGTGGAATCGGCAAAACGACTCTTGCTTCTAATATATACAACGATGAAAGAATCAAAGAAAGCTTCCCTATAcgagtatgggtatgtgtttccaAGGATTTTTCAGAGACAAAGTTGCTGAAAGAGATTATTAGAGGTGCAAATGGAAATTATGGGCAGGCTGAAACAAAGGCTGAGCTCATACCCAATCTTTCCTCTGTCCTTTCAAGAAGGTTCATTATCGTATTAGATGATATATGGGAAGCAAAAGTGTGGGAGGATCTGCTCAGATATCCTTTGGAAGGTGCAGCAGCTAGTGGTAGGATCGTGATGACTACTCGAGACGTAAATATGGCTAAAAATATGAGTGCACTTGTCCACCACGTTGACCAGATGAATACTGATGATGGCTGGGCGTTGCTCTGCAAGAAAGTCTTTAGAGATGACGAGAAGGAAGAGAtccttaatttaaaaaaaattgggattaaaattgttgaaaaatgtgATGGTCTTCCTCTTGCAATCAAGGCCCTTGCAGGCATTTTACGATCGAAACAGAGAAGCAGAATAGAGTGGAACAAGGTTCTCACAAGTGATTCATGGTCTATGAGCCAACTTCAGACAGAACTCCCAGGAGCCTTATTTTTAAGCTATGAAGATTTATCATCTGATCTAAAACAATGTTTCCTTTATTGCTCGTTATATCCTGAGGACCACCTGATGAATCGTGAAGATCTTATTCGGTTCTGGCTGGCTGAAGGCTTCGTAAAACCACAAGGGGATGCATTGTTAGAAGATTTAGCGGAACACTACTATAAAGAGTTGAATTGGAGGAATCTTTTGCAACCATATCCTCGTAGCTTAGATGATAGTCAGTGCAAAATGCATGATCTGCTACGTTCTCTTGCTCTATTTTTGATAGGAGATGAGAGCACTTTTGTTGGTGATGAAAAAACATGCAAGACGAACCCCTTGATCAAGCTTCGTCGCTTGTCAATTTCAAACATGGGAGAGAAGCTAGAAATCCCTGATGCAGTAAAAAAGCAGAAATGCTTGAGGACTCTAATTGCCTGGAATAGTCCCAGAACAAAGATAATTGAGCATGAACTCGGAAGACTTGGGCAGCTACGAGTTTTGGACTTGACCGGGACAGGACTGGAGAGCCTTCCAGACTCCATTGGAAACCTGTTACATCTGAGGCACCTAGATCTTGATAGAACGAATGTCAAAAATTTACCAGAGCGTATCGGACGCCTTCAAAATCTGCAGACATTGAACCTCTCGGGCTGTAAATCGTTGCACTCGCTTCCCAAGGCCGTCACATGTTTGCGCAATCTAAGATGCCTTCGCCTCCCTGGAACTCCATTGAGCCATCTCCCAAAAGGAATAGGCAAACTGAGAAATCTCGTTTATCTTGAAGGATTTgtggtcggtgatgatggtggcgAGGAAGACCAGGGGTGCGATTTGGAGGAGCTGCAATCTCTATACCAGCTGAGAGTGCTAGAGATAGACAGGTTGGAGAGGTCACGAGCAGGAGCTTCGGCACTCTCGAACATTTGCTTTCTTAGAAAATTGCTTTTGCGCTGGGTACCACCCGAGGCCGGGAACAACCAACCAGGATGTGGAGAAGACGCAATCCAGATAGTGAACAAGATATGCAATGACCTCTCTCCTCCATCCAATCTAGAAGAGCTTCGGTTCTACAACTTCTTTGGTAGTGGGTTTCCCAGCTGGTTGATGTCATCCTCGCTGGGTGCCTTCTTCCCTCACCTGGTATTCTTGCGATTTCATGATTGTAGATTTTGTCCGAAAGTTCCTCCGCTAGGCCTATTGCCCCAGCTAAAATATCTTGACATCGATGGAGCAGAAGCAATCGTAACGATCGGACCCGAGCTTTTTGATCCCCATACCTCAGCTATAACTGCATTTCCTAGGCTTGAATACCTGAAACTCCGACACATGCGCAACTTGAAAGAATGGTCATTAGACCTCGTGGGAGAAGTTGGTGATGAAACCAGAGGAGCCTCTAAGCTGCTGCCGCGTCTCAAGTGCCTGGATCTAGAGAACTGTCCCGAGCTAATAGCTCTTCCGAAAGGTCTGGCGCATGCCACCAACTTGCAGGAATTGTATATTAGGGGCGCCCACAGCCTGAGAGAAATCAAAAACCTCCCCTCCTTAACCGATAAGCTCTGCATTGGGAGAAACATGAGGTTGGAAAGAGTATCCAACCTTCCCATGCTGAAATCTTTGGAAATACTGAATTGCCCACGGTTAGAGCATGTGGAAAATCTTGATATGTTGCAAAACCTGGTCCTGGAACATCCTTCTGCAGTACAGGGGCACTCAGCAAAATGCCTGCCAGACATTTCCACTAATTTTGATCAACAAACGGAGCACCTCCCACGGTGGTTATTAGACCTACTCGGGCAGCATCAAAATGCTCCGACTGCAGTGCAGAATCTCAGAAAATTTCTACTGATATGCAGCTCACCACTGTTTAAGGGCATCCTGGAGGATACACCAAATTTCATTCAGTGGATCCCGGAGGTCCGGATCGAAGACGTAGATGGTCCCTCATGGATACGGTATGCCAGGGGACCCCCTCCCAGCTTTCAAACCAACATACAATCAGAAAAGTTTAAAAGTGTCCGCTCTTAAGCAAGGTGATTTCTAGTTTTATTACGTTTATCTTTCCCTCATTAATTTGTCTATCACCATTAGACTAGCTGCCATAAATGCTGTTAAtctcatatatattaattttctcTATTCCCAGCTATAATTTTGTGCGAATTTAGCAGTTGGCATGGGGTGGATGTGCTCAgtgtattttacttttttttccttGTCTGAACTTTGTATTGGACTTGGATATCTATTCTGTAACTTGTATTTCCTAGTGTATTGATGGTGTTGATGGTATTGTATCATTATCCTGAATGTAACCTAAAGAATTCATATCCACTAAATCATGTGTCCTCGTGTTTTGATGGTATTATATCAATCTGTTTTTTAAAAGAGTGTCCTTACTTGATCAATCTTATAAGAGATAAACTTCTATTGTTTGATCTCGATACTTCTTTTATGTTACGTTTGTGATTAAATATTGGCCGATCTATAAAATCCTGTGACTGTTACAACAGAAGGGAATCTTCAAATAGTAAAATCAACTCCTAGATCACATAAGaactgaatatttttttaatggcttAATTACTTTAAGAACCCTGAATTTTTTAGGGGATTTCATATTTACCCTAGACTTCTATTCATTGCAATAAGATTCTACAGCTTTTAAGATGTTTCAATTTCTCCCCTAGCCGTTGCTTCCATCTCATTACCGTGATGGAAATGATCGGATGTCATTATATGCCATTACGTGGTGTTTAATGGAAGATGATATTGCAGAGACTGCTTACATAGTAGGTAAGTTCTTTTTTCTTGCAACCTTTTTCTGGCTAGGGTTTCAGTTCTTTTTCTTTCAGTTGCCTCCTTTCTGTCCAATGATTGGAACTGATGAGCTTTTATGTTTGATATACATTTTGAGAAGTAGCAGTGATTGGTCCAATCCCTTCTCTATTTCGACCACTAAGATAACATATTCGGCTTGCATTCCCCACATATCTCTTAGGTTTTCTTTTTGTCCCATGAACTATTAGTTTAATTAGATAGCATCGTTTCTCTAACTTGAGAAAGTGGTCCTAAAACTATATACCACAAATCAACTTTTCACCAAGAGATCTATCCCTTGAAAAATCACTGAGGAATTAGAAAGAAATTTTCAAGGGATATTAAGTTGCATCCAAAACCCAGTTTCACTGAGGAATGTTTAAGTGATTTGCAAGGGGTTTACTGCCCTCGGTAAATCCCTTGAAAATCCCTCAATAATCTCCAAGGGATCAGTGAGGATCtgttaaataattttcatcgaGGATTTGCAAGGGATATTATGTCCCTCGGAGATTTACTAATGGATGAATCTTTTGGTGctgataagatatttttaaaaataaaaaatatatattagagAGAGATTTTTCCTTAGAAATCCCTTAGTGATATTGAAATCTAGTGCCAAGTGAATGTCATTTATAGGTACTACAAGAATTGAGAGTATTAATGGTGACATAATAATGACGATATGAAAACTTGAGATATTTAATCCACTATCATAACTTAGATTCGTATAAGATACAGAGCAAATGAGCATTTAACCCTTTACTAAAGAAATTCTATGATCCgagcatgaagagagaaaaagatataAGAATTGGCAAAAGCAAAATTTTTATatcctatttaattttattattcatttaaaattgagttaCATAGTTATATTCATAAGTTATGTCCTTACTCAAGCACCGTCGGATTCAATTTTCCAATTTCAATATTGCTTACTTTTCTAAAATAGACATGATAAGTAAAAATAAACTTGTAAAAGTTAAAATTCTATAGATGGCAGATTTCAACTTTAATATAAACTTTACCTTTTGTCGCTCTatctgattattttttagattaggagATATATTCAGTCAAAATCTTATCTAAAAAGGaaatttttgatttgactaaTCCATTTTGGATCCTAAGCGAAGAAATTTGTATCTGATCATTAGGTCATCCTTTATTAGAAGGCATAactgcatagatctcaaaaaaattttcgatttaaaaaaaaatcatcaaaatcggATATTATATGATTAAGTTATGTCTTCCAAAAATTTAGCTTATGACTTGGCTTTCAACATGATTGATCTTGTATGTAGATTTTATCCATCTATGTAGTATTCAAAATAGTTCACATCAAGTACTATGATCCTCTTGGATCATATTAAGATAATCTTTAAACATAACTAGTTAATTTAGCTAGATGATATGTATGATACAAGAGCTCAAAAAATTtgttttagaaataaaataacatcacGACAAACTATAATAAATATGAATGTTTTTATCACATGAAATATGGTAGCATACAAGATAATTTAAAGAAGTTAtcaatatttatcaatttatagactaaaaattttatgaataaaaaaattaaaaaaatatatatttaatttatcttttgaattaatattatatataaaagatTTAAACCGAACTGAAGTAATTTAATTTGGACTTGAGTCCGTTCTCAAACAAATCCTTTCCTGTTCCTCCCAACCTGGCCCGCCTTTTCCTATTCCTTCCAAACGGATCCATCTTAGAAACGTAGAAGCCCTGGCTACATCTAAGCTTCGTATtcagccgctccaagcctcccacccgattgagactcttgagacgGAGAAAACAGAGGGAAAACCAGCGGGAAAAAGAGGAAAAATCAAGGAAAACGAAGGACAAACAGAAAAAATCGAAAGATAAGAGCTTTTCCCATATggatgaatcttttttttttttttcttttatttcattcTCTTTCTTCGAGATCCCTGGGAAAggaaagcacctgagggagatgggAGGGGTTTCTTCGGTTTCCGTTGAAGTTTTTTCTCTAGTATATGGAATCTTGTGGGAGTTGTGGCGGTATGAGTTGGTCCCtctaggttttgagagcttaatccaaAGAAAAGACGTTTTCCCATatggattgatcattttttttctttttccatcttttttttatttcattttttttcggGGATCTGTGAAAGAAGAGAACCTGCAGGAGATGGGAGGTTTTCCTGTGAGGCTTTCTTACTctagcatatgggattttgtgggATTTGTGGCGCTGGGAGTTGGTCCCTATTGGTTTTGAGAGCTAAGCCTCCCACGCGGTTGAGACTCCTGCGGATGGAAAAAactcccacccgattgagactcctgaggatggaaaaaaacaaaagaaagacaGGAGATTCTTAGTAGTAATGACAGCCAAGCTATGTCGTCAGTTTTGGATCTAATGACAGATGCTGGAATCATTGTTTACAAATATAATTACCACTGAATCATCTCTAGCAAGTCTTGCACGAAATGGCACAACCTTCATAAATATTATGTAGATGAACCTACAGATATCTCTCATCTATTTGAGGTGGGGTTTATGAAATGGATGTTGTATTGTATTGAGGAACATTGATTCCCTCCTCGTAATTGGAGGCAAACATGTATATGATTCAGACATCCTTTTGGATTTTTTCCTCTGTCTGAAAGCTTGAAAATATAGTATATGGATGTACGTTGGCAACTGTACATTCGTAAAATGTTTTGACTTAGTTCTTACTTCTTACTTGCTCTTGCATGCTGGCAGTTTTATGATGGGTGCTGTTTTGATGTGATGACATCAAATGTTCTATTTATATAAACTTGCACTTGTGCAGTTTGCTCTGCTTGTATATATTTTTGTTGGGAaccatgaaatttctttttatttcgtttttttattttattaatgacTTACTGTGTTTTGATCACATTCTGCAACTCGTTTCTAATAACTCAAATAATGTGAAGGAGTTCTTTATATAGGTAGAGAAAATTGAAATGGTAAAACCGTAAAAGAATTTAGAACCTAGACAGAAGTTGCGAAAGTAAACCTTCCCAGGTTGAGGACTTTTTGTTTGCAACCATATATGCCTCTCACTTGCCCAAATGAAAGTATTGTTCGAAGTTGAATTCTGCTTTTACATATTTCTGAAGAAATCTTTTATCGTGTTTCAATGTTTCTCGCAGAGGATGACATATATTTTAGTAAAATTTCAGATAAACTGTCACGCCTCCgactcgagattgtgaatcgagggtcgcggcaaccgccgcatactcatgaagaactctctccataagcatgcaaggcatctcatcacgatatcaatgcatcatagcgggataaattcaaataattattattcaattgtaatttaagtaattaaatcaaatgtcttacctccaataaattttttctaaaaataaaacaatagatctaagttcaatgaagttgacattgctaaatctcgcctctaaaagctctatcccaatatttcttcccacgctcgaaattaattatctgaatctgaaaaatagaaagaaaggtaatgagctagacagcctagtaagtaacaaatatctcaactagatatttcagatattatataaatttcaagaacaatgctgcaaataacataaaaatatatttcatgctgatttaatacaaatccaatattttcaaatattcacacataatataatcataaatccgattcgattcaaaatactcgtaactcaacagcctcgactatgaccaacgtttaacccccattggcggggtccacagaataccagcgcacaacccccactggctgggtccacaaataccagcgcacaacccccactggcagggtccacaaataccagcgcacaacccccactggcaaggtccactgagtaccaacgtataatacccattggtggggcccactgaaatatagttaggctgagagcataaatccgatctgtatcaaaatactttgtaccataatatatcataatttttcactgaacatgtgcataaatcgacgtatcataatatttcaaaagcacttttctttcaaaacataatttcataaatcatgcttaatttcagagaataattatttattttcagaataaatatggaatatctcgagaagatgattcattacttacctttcacggagcactgaatgaacagatcgactaacttctaggagattcttccgtgcctattatccaaaattatatttttacattaattttaattcaaaaattaaatctaacaaatcccaaaatcaaaaatctcacttaaaatcagactcttccctaaactcgatcaaaatcatcaaatgaaacctctcactatgctaatcctagaggaataacttttagagagagagaaatccatcaggagagagaaataatctagagagagaaagtagagagagaaaataagggttcagactgaaagaagagagaggagagagagaaactctctcttatttattattattattatttatttatttatttatttatttatatatatataaataaatatatatatatatatatttcttttcttttcttttctttttctctttttcttcttttttttcttctttttcttcccttttcttttcttttcttttctctttttcttcttttcttttctttttcttttcttttctctttttcttttccttcttcttcttcttttctttttctcccgtgggtttcctttgggccgaaacaggggacggcagtcccctccttgtgccgggccattcaggccgcggccgccgcgacgaaggccgacggcagagggggccactcctccggtcacagaggagcatggccggcggtcgattgcaatcgccggcgtcgaaaaatccaagagaaaagaggtcaaaacaggggtctcttttccgaccgaaaatcggcgactcccgtcgccggcagccgcgcacaagggcacgggaggaaggggaaggaagaggggaagaaaaggagaactcacctcgacctccggtgaccctaccggcgagcaatcacggtgagaacgaagcaaggatccgcggctctaattcaaaaaaatcggagaggaaaagagggaaagaagaccGATGACCGACTTCAAGGGAAAGGGAAGATCtttttatagagaaccctaggactcgccggagaagaagactcctatcgggagtcttcttcccgatttgtttcctctattttttttttgttttttttgttttttttttttgggctttggtctCGACGGTATGGGCTTGGGTTTgggctaggttttgggctatgatattcttcacccctaaaaaaaaatttcgtattggaagcctgtgcattttgttgagtaagcgcataaactcttccctgatttttagaaatctgtccaccacccttatgttgtccttcatgagttttttggccaacttgattttcagtatttagcaggcagctagcaattttatgatccatctgaccacatttgaaacaagcacctgtattccaatagcaatccttgtctgcatgatttttgccacatctggagcatggctcaccatcaatctgttgagtcttattgtctactactcccttagctgatcttttgatgtttttattattctgcccttgtgtatcatttgattttgctctctttctttgctttctttccctttccatgcgttcttcattgactttcctttcaattatcagtgctttatttaccacatctgcataagttgtcaattcatatggaaccacttattttcgaatctcagttcttagtcccatctcaaacttgtgaacacgtttttGCTtatcatccactaatctcggagcaaattttgctaactctgtaaattttgtttcatattcagtcacactcatacccttttgcttcaaataaataaactcttgctctttctggatccttatacaccgggaaaaatactgatcatagaatgcaatccgaaatcttttccgagtaagtatttcgccgtcttgttcatgcttgcgctatagtcgctgacaccagttgtatgcttctccttgtagtaaataagctgtatatcgaatcttttcttcatcaagac
Above is a genomic segment from Elaeis guineensis isolate ETL-2024a chromosome 1, EG11, whole genome shotgun sequence containing:
- the LOC105037972 gene encoding putative disease resistance protein RGA4, producing MAMILDAFVQRYMTKLADFVEGEVSIMLKVKDELQKLQRRLERIRGFLEHAERKRHEDPNISNWVRELKDIMYDADDIIDLCIIEGGKLSESHQSIYVVCHPFPLFSCFSYMKFCHEIGIRIIDLNNRLKEIVEDRSALPKLEEYTNQVVQVSRVNPRQTFPIEVNSDIIGTQIEGATQGLVDSLVKEDKQKYWILGIVGMGGIGKTTLASNIYNDERIKESFPIRVWVCVSKDFSETKLLKEIIRGANGNYGQAETKAELIPNLSSVLSRRFIIVLDDIWEAKVWEDLLRYPLEGAAASGRIVMTTRDVNMAKNMSALVHHVDQMNTDDGWALLCKKVFRDDEKEEILNLKKIGIKIVEKCDGLPLAIKALAGILRSKQRSRIEWNKVLTSDSWSMSQLQTELPGALFLSYEDLSSDLKQCFLYCSLYPEDHLMNREDLIRFWLAEGFVKPQGDALLEDLAEHYYKELNWRNLLQPYPRSLDDSQCKMHDLLRSLALFLIGDESTFVGDEKTCKTNPLIKLRRLSISNMGEKLEIPDAVKKQKCLRTLIAWNSPRTKIIEHELGRLGQLRVLDLTGTGLESLPDSIGNLLHLRHLDLDRTNVKNLPERIGRLQNLQTLNLSGCKSLHSLPKAVTCLRNLRCLRLPGTPLSHLPKGIGKLRNLVYLEGFVVGDDGGEEDQGCDLEELQSLYQLRVLEIDRLERSRAGASALSNICFLRKLLLRWVPPEAGNNQPGCGEDAIQIVNKICNDLSPPSNLEELRFYNFFGSGFPSWLMSSSLGAFFPHLVFLRFHDCRFCPKVPPLGLLPQLKYLDIDGAEAIVTIGPELFDPHTSAITAFPRLEYLKLRHMRNLKEWSLDLVGEVGDETRGASKLLPRLKCLDLENCPELIALPKGLAHATNLQELYIRGAHSLREIKNLPSLTDKLCIGRNMRLERVSNLPMLKSLEILNCPRLEHVENLDMLQNLVLEHPSAVQGHSAKCLPDISTNFDQQTEHLPRWLLDLLGQHQNAPTAVQNLRKFLLICSSPLFKGILEDTPNFIQWIPEVRIEDVDGPSWIRYARGPPPSFQTNIQSEKFKSVRS